CGGAACGATTGTCGTTGCCGAGGGCAGACTGGCGTAATACGAAAGAGAACAAAAGAAAAACGGATAGAAGTGGAGGGGGCCGGCTTGTCTTTGAAATGGGGGGACATGTATGGGCAATATGTCGAACAGCAATCTTGCGCCGCATCCTAGTCAGCAAGCCGTATCCACCACACATGCTTGGAAGTTTTTTGTTTGTAGCCTCATTGGTATCTTCGTCTTTTTTATTCCTGTTACCGTTAATGACACAAGCTCAATTATGCTCGATCACATCGTGACATGGGTTCGGCAATTCATGCCGGGTGCAATACCCGTGTACGCTTTGCTTGTGATTGTGCTTGGGGCCATTTATCCGTTTGTGACGGGGAGTTGGAAGCAGAGCAAAGTAAACCTCGTCTTTTCGGCGCTAAAAGTACTGGGTGTGCCTATCGCTCTGTTGATTTATTTTCAGGCGGGTCCTGCATGGCTGCTGGACAAGAATATGGGGCCATTTCTCTTCGAAAAGCTGGTGATTCCCGTAGGCATGGTGGTTCCAATCGGCTCCGTGTTCTTGGCTCTGTTGGTTGGCTACGGCCTTTTGGAGTTTATTGGGGTTCTGGTACAACCGATCATGCGCCCGATTTGGAAAACACCTGGCCGCTCTGCAGTAGATGCGGTGGCATCCTTTGTGGGAAGCTATTCGATCGGTCTTTTGATCACGAACCGGGTATTCAAAGAAGGCAAATATACGATTAAAGAAGCAGCCATTATTGCAACAGGCTTTTCCACTGTGTCCGCGACATTTATGATCGTCATCGCAAAAACATTGGATTTGATGAATTACTGGAATCTTTACTTCTGGGTGTCGCTCGTGGTGACGTTTCTCGTAACCGCAGTGACTGTGCGTATTTGGCCGCTGTCCAACATGAGCGATGCGTATTACCAGGACAACGGTGATCCTGAAAAAGTAATCAAGGAAAAACGGCTGAGCCAGGCGTGGATGGAAGCAATGGATGCAGCGGGAAAAGCACTGCCGCTTACACGGAACATTTGGGAGAACTTGCGGGATGGTTTTATCATGACCATGAGTATTCTTCCGTCCATCATGTCGGTCGGTTTGCTCGGGTTGGTGCTGGCCGAATTTACCCATTTGTTTGACTGGCTGGGCTACTTGTTCTATCCAATAACATGGCTCTTGCAAATACCAGAGCCAATGCTGGCTGCAAAAGCGTCAGCGATCGAAATTGCCGAAATGTTTTTACCCGCACTACTAGTGGTAAAAGCGCCTCTGGTCACCAAGTTTGTCATTGCCGTTGTTTCGGTTTCTACTATCCTGTTCTTTTCCGCTACGATTCCTTGCATTTTGTCTACCGAGATTCCGATTAGTATTCCAAAGCTTCTAGTGATTTGGGTAGAGCGTACAATCCTGACGCTGCTGTTTGTTACCCCACTGGCTTTCCTGCTTCTGCCATAATCATAAAAAGCGAATGGACAATTATGGTATGATGGTGGCAGGTTCGAACAAGCAGAGAAAAGAGGGGCTAGTCATGTCAGGATTCGGAATTTTCCGTGATGTTATTAC
The window above is part of the Brevibacillus antibioticus genome. Proteins encoded here:
- a CDS encoding YjiH family protein, with amino-acid sequence MGNMSNSNLAPHPSQQAVSTTHAWKFFVCSLIGIFVFFIPVTVNDTSSIMLDHIVTWVRQFMPGAIPVYALLVIVLGAIYPFVTGSWKQSKVNLVFSALKVLGVPIALLIYFQAGPAWLLDKNMGPFLFEKLVIPVGMVVPIGSVFLALLVGYGLLEFIGVLVQPIMRPIWKTPGRSAVDAVASFVGSYSIGLLITNRVFKEGKYTIKEAAIIATGFSTVSATFMIVIAKTLDLMNYWNLYFWVSLVVTFLVTAVTVRIWPLSNMSDAYYQDNGDPEKVIKEKRLSQAWMEAMDAAGKALPLTRNIWENLRDGFIMTMSILPSIMSVGLLGLVLAEFTHLFDWLGYLFYPITWLLQIPEPMLAAKASAIEIAEMFLPALLVVKAPLVTKFVIAVVSVSTILFFSATIPCILSTEIPISIPKLLVIWVERTILTLLFVTPLAFLLLP